Genomic window (Sediminispirochaeta smaragdinae DSM 11293):
TGTAAAGAGCTTGGAATAAAAACACGAAATTTCTGGATACAAGATGAAAGTAGGATAAATACTGCAATAGTTCGAGATTATGACGGGACCACATCCGTCCAAATGGTAAATGAGGCAGGTCCTACCGCTACGCGTTCTGAGGTAGAAGAATTTAAACGTTTTTTTTCTGATTTATTACAGGATGGAGATGTAATTGTAATATCTGGTAGTGCTGTAAACGGATTCCTACCGAGCGATTTAGTTGATATTGCCCGACTTTCTTGCAGTAAAAATGTATCTTTGGCTGTTGACATTTCAAATGAATGGCTAAAAAGGATTGTTGATCATCCGATTGCTGTTTTAAAGGTGAATGACGATGAATTACGACTGGCATTTAATTTAGATTCTGGTAATTTGAATGCACTTGATAAATTCAGAATTGAAAAAAAAATTACGTTGCTTATCGTTACCTTGGGCGCTCAGGGGGCAATCGCCATTTCGGATGAGGTAGTTTACCGTGTCTCTCCTCCTTCGGTTGATGGAAATTATGCTGTTGGTAGCGGTGATTCCTTTTTTGCAGGATTTCTACTAAAAAAGCTGGCAGGATCAACATTAAAGGATTCTTTATTATCTGCAACCGCTTGTGGTGCCGCGAATGTCAAGAATTATGGTGCCGCTATTTTTAGCAAAGATGAATATCATGATTGTTTGTCCGGAGTTAAGCTTTTTGAGGTTACAAATGGATTGCTATATAGGTCTTGACATAGGCACGACGAACTCAAAAGCTATTGCTTTGCGTCGTGACGGTACAACTGAAATCATCTATGAACAAAAAACAAAAAAATATCATAGCAACGATATTGAGTTTTTTAGTATTGACGATATTGAGCATTGCATGAACCTTGCGATACAAAATGCCCAAGAAAAGTATACGGTAAAGGGA
Coding sequences:
- a CDS encoding 1-phosphofructokinase family hexose kinase is translated as MRVLILNLNPSFDHWVLIDKRPDLEHVLRGTTVVHQVDGKGLNIGRVFENFGFTDYLCVNMLGGTVGKLIESKCKELGIKTRNFWIQDESRINTAIVRDYDGTTSVQMVNEAGPTATRSEVEEFKRFFSDLLQDGDVIVISGSAVNGFLPSDLVDIARLSCSKNVSLAVDISNEWLKRIVDHPIAVLKVNDDELRLAFNLDSGNLNALDKFRIEKKITLLIVTLGAQGAIAISDEVVYRVSPPSVDGNYAVGSGDSFFAGFLLKKLAGSTLKDSLLSATACGAANVKNYGAAIFSKDEYHDCLSGVKLFEVTNGLLYRS